One genomic segment of bacterium includes these proteins:
- a CDS encoding ATP-dependent Clp protease proteolytic subunit produces the protein MDIFWLFLIFSALWPMFQRRILEGQRMAILRKFEQKRKSRVIAMIHRQETMTLLGIPIFRYINIEDSEQVLRAIRITDPDVPIDLILHTPGGLVLATEQIAHALAQHPAKVTVFIPHYAMSGGTMIALAADEIVMDANAVLGPLDPQLGDKPAVSVLKVAEKKGNEADDETLILADMAEKAIAQIQEFIKNILSDKYDEEKCDRLAKELTSGKWTHDYPLTVDHLREMGIEVSTDMPEEVYALMELHPQPPGRRPSVEYVPIRYGKGG, from the coding sequence ATGGATATCTTTTGGCTTTTTCTGATATTTTCTGCCCTCTGGCCCATGTTCCAGCGGCGAATTCTTGAGGGGCAGCGGATGGCTATCCTTCGAAAGTTCGAGCAGAAGCGGAAAAGCCGCGTTATAGCAATGATTCACCGCCAGGAAACCATGACTTTGCTTGGGATTCCTATATTCAGATACATAAACATCGAGGATTCGGAACAGGTTCTAAGAGCCATACGCATAACGGACCCAGATGTTCCTATAGACCTCATACTTCACACCCCTGGCGGATTGGTTCTTGCTACTGAGCAGATAGCGCATGCTCTTGCCCAACATCCAGCCAAGGTAACCGTGTTCATACCACATTACGCCATGTCCGGCGGGACTATGATAGCGCTCGCCGCCGACGAGATAGTAATGGACGCTAATGCCGTGCTGGGACCTCTCGACCCACAACTGGGGGATAAACCCGCGGTCTCGGTGCTTAAAGTAGCCGAGAAAAAAGGAAACGAAGCAGACGATGAAACATTGATCCTGGCCGATATGGCTGAGAAGGCGATAGCGCAAATTCAAGAGTTTATAAAGAACATTCTCTCGGACAAATACGACGAGGAGAAATGCGATAGGCTTGCCAAAGAACTCACAAGCGGCAAGTGGACCCACGACTATCCCCTTACAGTGGACCATCTGCGCGAGATGGGCATCGAAGTCTCTACTGATATGCCAGAGGAAGTTTACGCGCTCATGGAGCTTCATCCACAACCACCGGGAAGAAGACCATCGGTGGAGTATGTGCCCATAAGGTACGGCAAGGGCGGATAA
- a CDS encoding Rrf2 family transcriptional regulator: MKLSTRLRYGTRAILELAKSSSGKPVPIQWIASKQNISPSYLEQLLARLRKAGIVKSLKGPGGGYTLAKKPEQISLLDIELALEGNLSIVKCLDDLSYCDNIDYCIARTVWEKMRDMLVEFLEKQTIADILEKEKELLKNKKNMRPRRVRRRK, translated from the coding sequence ATGAAATTATCGACAAGGCTTCGTTATGGTACAAGAGCTATTTTGGAACTTGCTAAGTCGTCAAGCGGTAAGCCGGTGCCGATACAATGGATAGCGTCGAAGCAAAACATATCACCGTCGTATCTGGAACAGCTTCTTGCGAGACTCAGGAAAGCGGGGATAGTAAAAAGTTTAAAAGGACCCGGAGGAGGATACACTCTTGCTAAAAAGCCGGAGCAGATAAGCCTTCTGGACATAGAGCTTGCTTTGGAGGGTAATCTTTCGATAGTAAAATGTCTTGACGATTTGTCCTATTGCGATAATATCGACTATTGCATCGCGAGGACGGTATGGGAGAAGATGAGGGACATGCTCGTTGAGTTCCTTGAGAAGCAGACGATAGCGGACATTCTTGAAAAGGAGAAAGAGCTTCTTAAGAACAAGAAGAACATGAGGCCAAGGCGAGTAAGGCGGCGGAAGTAG